One stretch of Callospermophilus lateralis isolate mCalLat2 chromosome 11, mCalLat2.hap1, whole genome shotgun sequence DNA includes these proteins:
- the LOC143387439 gene encoding eukaryotic translation initiation factor 1, with the protein MSAIQNLHSFDPFADASKGDDLLPAGTEDYIHIRIQQRNGRKTLTTVQGIADDYDKKKLVKAFKKKFACNGTVIEHPEYGEVIQLQGDQRKNICQFLVEIGLAKDDQLKVHGF; encoded by the coding sequence ATGTCCGCTATCCAGAACCTCCACTCTTTCGACCCCTTTGCTGATGCAAGTAAGGGTGATGACCTGCTTCCTGCTGGCACTGAGGATTATATCCATATAAGAATTCAACAGAGAAACGGCAGGAAGACCCTTACTACTGTCCAAGGGATCGCTGATGATTACGATAAAAAGAAACTAGTGAAGGCGTTTAAGAAGAAATTTGCCTGCAATGGTACTGTAATTGAGCATCCAGAATATGGAGAAGTAATTCAGCTACAGGGTGACCAGCGCAAGAACATATGCCAGTTCCTGGTAGAGATTGGATTGGCTAAGGACGATCAGCTGAAGGTTCATGGGTTTTAA